The following proteins are encoded in a genomic region of Anabas testudineus chromosome 13, fAnaTes1.2, whole genome shotgun sequence:
- the LOC113169414 gene encoding cullin-5: MATPNLLKNKGSLQFEDKWDLMRPIVLKLLRQEAVTKQQWFDLFSDVHAVCLWDDKGPAKIHQALKEDILDFIKQAQARVLSHQDDTALLKAYIVEWRKFFTQCDILPKPFCQLEITLMGKQGSNKKTNMEDSIVRKLMLDTWNESIFSNIKSRLQDSAMKLVHAERLGEAFDSQLVIGVRESYVNLCSNPEDKLQIYRDNFEKAYLDSTERFYRTQAPSYLQQNGVQNYMKYADAKLREEEKRALRYLETRRECNSVQALMECCVNALVTSFKETIIAECPGMIKHNETEKLHLMFSLMDKVPSGIEPMLKDLEEHIINAGLADMVAAAETITTDSEKYVEQLLTLFNRFSKLVKEAFQDDPRFLTARDKAYKAVVNDATIFKLELPMKQKGVGMKTQPESKCPELLANYCDMLLRKTPLSKKLTSEEIELKLKEVLLVLKYVQNKDVFMRYHKAHLTRRLILDISADSEIEENMVEWLREVGMPADYVNKLARMFQDIKVSEDLNQVFKEMHKHNKLALPADSVNIKILNAGAWSRSSEKVFVSLPTELEDLIPEVEDFYKRNHSGRKLHWHHLMSNGIITFKNEVGQYDLEVTTFQLAVLFAWNQRPRERISFENLKLATELPDAELRRTLWSLVAFPKLKRQVLSYDPPVSSPKDFTDSTLFYVNQEFSLIKNAKVQKRGKINLIGRLQLTTERMREEENEGIVQLRILRTQEAIIQIMKMRKRISNAQLQTELVEILKNMFLPQKKMIKEQIEWLIEHKYIKRDEADINTFIYMA, translated from the exons ATGGCGACGCCTAATTTGTTAAAG AACAAGGGGTCTCTGCAGTTTGAGGACAAGTGGGATCTGATGCGGCCCATCGTTCTCAAGCTGCTCAGACAGGAGGCCGTCACCAAGCAACAGTGGTTCGACTTGTTCTC AGATGTTCATGCCGTGTGTCTATGGGATGATAAAGGACCTGCAAAAATTCATCAAGCCCTAAAAGAGGACATCCTAGATTTCATCAAACAAGCACAGGCT CGGGTGCTGAGCCACCAGGACGACACGGCACTGCTAAAGGCCTACATTGTAGAGTGGAGAAAGTTTTTCACCCAGTGTGACATCCTGCCCAAACCTTTTTGTCAGCTTGAGATCACACTGATGGGCAAACAGGGCAGCAACAAGAAGACAAACATGGAGGACAGCATTGTACGCAAG ctgatGCTGGACACATGGAATGAGTCGATTTTTTCCAACATTAAAAGTCGCCTGCAGGACAGTGCCATGAAACTGGTGCATGCTGAGAGGCTGGGGGAGGCCTTCGACTCCCAGCTCGTTATAGGTGTACGAGAATCATATG TGAACCTGTGTTCAAACCCAGAGGACAAGCTGCAGATCTACAGGGATAACTTTGAGAAAGCCTACCTGGATTCTACAGAGAGGTTTTACAGAACACAAGCACCGTCCTACCTGCAACAGAACGGCGTCCAAAACTACATGAAATAC GCAGATGCAAAactgagagaagaggagaagagagcaCTTAGATATCTAGAGACACGTCGTGAATGTAATTCTGTTCAAGCA CTTATGGAATGTTGTGTGAATGCTCTGGTGACCTCGTTTAAAGAGACCATCATAGCTGAATGTCCAGGGATGATCAAACACAATGAAACTGAGA AGCTGCACCTGATGTTTTCTCTGATGGACAAAGTCCCTAGCGGGATCGAGCCCATGTTGAAAGACCTCGAAGAACATATCATCAATGCTGGACTAGCAGACATGGTGGCTGCTGCCGAGACTAtcactaca GACTCTGAGAAATACGTGGAGCAGTTGTTGACTTTGTTCAATCGCTTTAGTAAACTGGTAAAAGAGGCCTTCCAGGATGACCCTCGCTTCCTCACAGCAAGAGATAAG GCTTACAAAGCTGTTGTCAACGATGCCACAATCTTCAAACTGGAGCTGCCTATGAAACAGAAAGG TGTGGGTATGAAGACACAGCCGGAGTCAAAGTGTCCAGAGCTGCTGGCAAACTACTGTGACATGCTGCTGAGGAAAACTCCTCTCAGCAAGAAACTCACCTCAGAGGAAATTGAGCTTAAACTCAAAGAAGTG CTCTTGGTGTTGAAGTACGTCCAGAATAAAGATGTGTTTATGCGCTACCACAAAGCTCATCTGACCAGGCGCTTGATTCTGGACATTTCTGCAGACAGTGAGATTGAAGAGAATATGGTGGAGTGGCTGAGA GAAGTAGGAATGCCTGCTGATTATGTGAACAAGTTGGCCAGGATGTTCCAGGACATCAAGGTCTCAGAGGACCTCAATCAGGTCTTCAAagagatgcacaaacacaacaagctgGCACTGCCAG CGGACAGTGTGAACATTAAGATCCTGAACGCCGGAGCTTGGTCACGAAGCAGTGAGAAGGTGTTTGTCTCACTGCCCACAGAACTGGAAGACCTGATCCCAGAGGTGGAAGACTTCTACAAGAGGAATCACAGCGGTCGCAAACTCCACTGGCATCACCTCATGTCCAATGGCATT aTTACGTTTAAAAATGAGGTGGGTCAGTACGACCTGGAGGTGACGACGTTCCAGCTGGCTGTGTTGTTCGCTTGGAACCAGAGGCCCAGAGAGAGAATCAGCTTTGAGAACCTCAAACTGGCCACAGAGCTGCCCGATGCAGAGCTCCGCCGTACACTCTGG TCTCTGGTTGCCTTCCCCAAGCTGAAGAGACAGGTGTTGTCGTACGACCCTCCAGTTAGCTCGCCCAAAGACTTCACAGACAGCACACTCTTCTACGTCAACCAGGAGTTCTCACTCAT CAAAAATGCCAAAGTCCAGAAGCGGGGAAAGATCAATCTGATCGGTCGTCTGCAGCTGACCACAGAGCGaatgagagaagaggagaatgaAGGAATCGTTCAGCTCAGAATACTCAGAACTCAG GAGGCCATTATTCAAATcatgaagatgaggaagaggatcaGCAACGCCCAGCTGCAGACGGAGCTGGTGGAGATCCTGAAGAACATGTTTCTGCCTCAGAAGAAGATGATTAAGGAGCAGATCGAGTGGCTCATTGAGCACAAGTACATAAAGAGGGACGAGGCAGACATCAACACCTTCATCTACATGGCCTAG
- the LOC113170627 gene encoding solute carrier family 35 member F2-like: MAPKQAEDAPGDTGCENRHTGLMMRIRKFNPKDVFTWQLAKTMAMGQGLAVLICGTAITSQYLATNFQVDTPMLQSFLNYALLCATYTTVLLCRTGDQNILQILKRRWWKYLLLGLVDVEANYTVVKAYQYTTLTSVQLLDCFVIPVLILLSWWILKTRYRPVHYVAVCICLLGVGAMVGADLLAGRDQGSTSNILLGDGLVLLSAALYAVSNVCQEYTVKNLSREEFLGMVGLFGTVISSVQMVILERNEVASIHWNWQVGLLFSGFALCMYALYSFIPIVIKLSSATSVNLSMLTADLFSLFCGIFLFQYNFSGLYLVSLVAILIGFITFNAVPTPTRQTDQVASSSSSSSSSGEEGYDNPGVIHNDSTNQDVVVCITTENEEEQEAAAELHEPVGLNHTVSSEQLKLCLLLKL, translated from the exons ATGGCTCCTAAACAGGCAGAAGATGCACCTGGGGACACGGGTTGTGAGAACCGACACACTGGACTCATGATGAGGATCAGGAAATTCAACCCAAAGGACGTTTTCACCTG GCAGCTGGCCAAGACGATGGCCATGGGTCAGGGCCTGGCCGTGCTTATCTGTGGGACGGCCATCACCTCCCAGTACCTGGCCACCAACTTCCAGGTGGACACCCCCATGCTGCAGAGCTTCTTGAACTACGCCCTGCTGTGTGCCACCTACACCACGGTGCTGCTCTGCAGAACAG GGGatcaaaatattttacagattCTGAAGAGGCGATGGTGGAAGTACCTTCTGCTGGGGCTGGTGGACGTGGAGGCCAACTACACCGTGGTTAAAGCATACCAATACACCACCCTCACCAGTGTACAG CTGCTGGACTGTTTTGTGATCCCGGTCCTGATCCTCCTGTCCTGGTGGATTCTGAAGACACGCTACAGGCCAGTCCACTACGTAGCTGTCTGCATCTGTCTCCTCGGTGTGGGGGCCATGGTGGGGGCTGACCTGCTCGCTGGACGAGACCAAGGGTCCA CCTCTAACATCTTGCTGGGTGACGGCTTAGTGCTGCTCAGTGCTGCACTGTACGCTGTGTCTAATGTGTGTCAGGAATACACAGTGAAGAACCTGAGCAGGGAGGAGTTCCTGGGCATGGTCGGCCTGTTTGGTACAGTCATCAGCAGTGTGCAGAT GGTGATCCTGGAACGCAATGAAGTTGCTTCCATTCACTGGAACTGGCAAGTTG GGCTCCTGTTCTCTGGCTTTGCCTTGTGTATGTACGCTCTGTACAGCTTTATACCCATAGTGATAAAACTGAGCAGCGCCACCTCCGTCAACCTCTCCATGCTCACCGCTGACCTCTTCAGCCTCTTCTGTGGGATCTTCCTCTTCCAGTACAAC TTCTCTGGACTCTACCTTGTGTCACTAGTGGCCATCCTCATCGGCTTCATCACCTTCAACGCCGTGCCAACGCCTACTCGGCAAACTGACCAAgtcgcctcctcctcctcctcgtcttcctccagCGGAGAGGAAGGATACGACAATCCTGGGGTCATTCATAACGACAGCACCAACCAAGATGTGGTCGTGTGCATCACCACTGAGAacgaggaggagcaggagg cagcagcagagctgcaTGAGCCTGTGGGTCTGAACCACACAGTCTCCTCAGAACAGCTGAAGCTGTGTCTGCTACTCAAACTCTGA
- the LOC113169505 gene encoding rhomboid-related protein 4-like isoform X1 has product MQRGFQLGLLLLVVQLFQEGLGNIPAVTLAFLGFNVYLYMFPAAPPIKACVSFQHVHRNKEWRRLFLSPLHHVDDWHLYFNMVSFLWKGLRLEQHLGAAWFLYLLSVFSLLTGLVYLLLQALMIKLIETNDALVEFIDFSSHSSECAVGFSGVLFALKVVCNHYNPGGVTYMLNLRVSNRFASWVELVLIYLIAPGTSLVAHLAGILVGLLYTGGPLKSIMETCAGLNLYFVSSHGNIRPSRSYYSFSGHSGTRQESSEDPSHAETSATSDYTESYIAGLSEEEQINLAIRKSLNDRGQTRQRETARPDYGSHPTDKAVMSQEELLRRRRLRRFEPQASNQRRRRL; this is encoded by the exons ATGCAGAGGGGTTTCCAGCttggtctgctgctgctggtggtccAGCTGTTCCAGGAGGGTCTGGGAAACATCCCTGCAGTGACACTGGCTTTCCTGGGATTCAATGTGTATCTTTACATGTTTCCTGCAGCGCCACCGATAAAG GCCTGTGTGAGCTTCCAACACGTGCACAGGAATAAAGAGTGGCGTCGCCTCTTCCTGTCCCCCCTGCACCATGTCGATGATTGGCATCTCTACTTCAACATGGTGTCATTTCTCTGGAAAGGCCTCAGGCTGGAGCAACATCTGGGTGCAGCTTggttcctctacctgctctcagtcttttctctcctcaccGGCCTTgtttatctgctgctgcaggcgCTGATGATAAAACTCATTGAGACCAATGATGCATTAGTGGAATTTATAGATTTTTCATCTCACAGCAGTGAATGTGCCGTCGGCTTCTCAG GTGTCCTGTTTGCTCTGAAGGTGGTCTGTAACCATTACAACCCAGGTGGGGTGACCTACATGTTGAATCTACGTGTGTCTAATCGTTTTGCGAGCTGGGTGGAGCTGGTGCTCATCTATCTGATCGCTCCTGG GACTTCTTTGGTTGCTCACCTGGCAGGTATCCTGGTGGGTCTGCTCTACACTGGAGGTCCGCTGAAGTCCATCATGGAGACGTGTGCAGGTCTGAATCTGT aCTTTGTATCTTCACATGGAAATATTCGACCGTCACGTTCATACTACAGTTTTTCAG gcCACAGTGGGACTAGACAAGAATCCTCAGAAGATCCATCACATGCAGAAACTTCTGCAACATCTGATTACACTGAATCCTATATTGCCGGACTGTCTGAGGAAGAGCAGATAAACCTGGCGATCAGAAAAAGCTTGAACGATAGAG gaCAAACCAGGCAGAGAGAAACTGCACGTCCTGACTATGGTTCCCACCCCACTGATAAGGCAGTGATGAGTCAAGAAGAGCTCCTCAGACGGAGAAGGTTAAGGAGGTTTGAACCACAAGCTTCCaaccagaggaggagaagattATAA
- the LOC113169505 gene encoding rhomboid-related protein 4-like isoform X2 gives MQRGFQLGLLLLVVQLFQEGLGNIPAVTLAFLGFNVYLYMFPAAPPIKACVSFQHVHRNKEWRRLFLSPLHHVDDWHLYFNMVSFLWKGLRLEQHLGAAWFLYLLSVFSLLTGLVYLLLQALMIKLIETNDALVEFIDFSSHSSECAVGFSGVLFALKVVCNHYNPGGVTYMLNLRVSNRFASWVELVLIYLIAPGTSLVAHLAGILVGLLYTGGPLKSIMETCADFVSSHGNIRPSRSYYSFSGHSGTRQESSEDPSHAETSATSDYTESYIAGLSEEEQINLAIRKSLNDRGQTRQRETARPDYGSHPTDKAVMSQEELLRRRRLRRFEPQASNQRRRRL, from the exons ATGCAGAGGGGTTTCCAGCttggtctgctgctgctggtggtccAGCTGTTCCAGGAGGGTCTGGGAAACATCCCTGCAGTGACACTGGCTTTCCTGGGATTCAATGTGTATCTTTACATGTTTCCTGCAGCGCCACCGATAAAG GCCTGTGTGAGCTTCCAACACGTGCACAGGAATAAAGAGTGGCGTCGCCTCTTCCTGTCCCCCCTGCACCATGTCGATGATTGGCATCTCTACTTCAACATGGTGTCATTTCTCTGGAAAGGCCTCAGGCTGGAGCAACATCTGGGTGCAGCTTggttcctctacctgctctcagtcttttctctcctcaccGGCCTTgtttatctgctgctgcaggcgCTGATGATAAAACTCATTGAGACCAATGATGCATTAGTGGAATTTATAGATTTTTCATCTCACAGCAGTGAATGTGCCGTCGGCTTCTCAG GTGTCCTGTTTGCTCTGAAGGTGGTCTGTAACCATTACAACCCAGGTGGGGTGACCTACATGTTGAATCTACGTGTGTCTAATCGTTTTGCGAGCTGGGTGGAGCTGGTGCTCATCTATCTGATCGCTCCTGG GACTTCTTTGGTTGCTCACCTGGCAGGTATCCTGGTGGGTCTGCTCTACACTGGAGGTCCGCTGAAGTCCATCATGGAGACGTGTGCAG aCTTTGTATCTTCACATGGAAATATTCGACCGTCACGTTCATACTACAGTTTTTCAG gcCACAGTGGGACTAGACAAGAATCCTCAGAAGATCCATCACATGCAGAAACTTCTGCAACATCTGATTACACTGAATCCTATATTGCCGGACTGTCTGAGGAAGAGCAGATAAACCTGGCGATCAGAAAAAGCTTGAACGATAGAG gaCAAACCAGGCAGAGAGAAACTGCACGTCCTGACTATGGTTCCCACCCCACTGATAAGGCAGTGATGAGTCAAGAAGAGCTCCTCAGACGGAGAAGGTTAAGGAGGTTTGAACCACAAGCTTCCaaccagaggaggagaagattATAA